The sequence ggcttgaactctcgaactgtgagatcatgacctgagccaaggtcaagagtcagacacttaactgagccacccaggcgccccacagacaTTGTTTTATAGTCAGGAAAGGTTGGGAGAAACCCAAGCTTGCACCTGTAAAGGTACGAACAAGGAGAGATTCCAGGATCCAACGTTAGGtgaaaaaacaaagccacaaaGCAGGTGCAAACTGACGTGAAAGCGGGCGGCCCTCCCGAGGCCTGGGGCGCTACCGTGGATCCTCGCCCTGCTTCTGAGAATGTGGATTCGTTATGATGAAAGTTTACATGACACGGACAAGCAGGAAAAGTTTCGGTTTTCAAACAGAAAGCGTTTGGGGGGGCACAGATAGGACAGGGGCAGCCTACGTGGGTCCAGCCAGGCACTGCCTGCCACGTGAAGTCCTTCCCCAGGCTTTGTGCGACATGCGAGAGGACGGTGGCTGGACGGTGATTCAGAGCCGGGACCGGGGCAGGCGGAGGCGTCTGGACTTTGAGAGATGCTGGCAGGAGTACAAACAGGGCTTCGGAGACCTGACGGGTAGGAGGGCCGTGTGCCTGTGGGCACAGGGGCGTGCACCCCGAGGCTTGTGTTTGGGGGTCACCGGGCACACAGGGCAGAGACGATAGGAGGAGGCCAGGGGTGGCCGTCACGCGGCAGCCTCAGCCTGGGTGCCCACCCCTGCAGGTGACCACTGGCTGGGGCTGCAGCACATCTCTGACCTGACTTCCCAGCCGGGCCTGCGCTCAGAGCTCACGGTGGACCTTCTGGATGCGGACAACCACACGCTTCAGGCCCACTATGACAACTTCCACGTGGACGGGGAGGACCTGTTTTACCGATTGACCCTTGGCCTGTACTCTGGGAACGCAGGTGAGTGCTTGGGAGGTAAGGGGGCCTCATGCCTGCCCCCCGCCCACACGCACAAGTGTCCTGCTTTGTCCACTGGACTCtccaggctggggggaggggtagtCTTGCCACGGGGCCAGGGTGGGTAGGGAAGGTTGGGTCCCTGGAGACCCTGGCTTTCCGGGGGCCCCCATCTGTCAGCCTCAATGCTCCGGGCGAGGCTGTCGCTCCCCAAGCGTCTGCCCTGCGGTCTCAGACACCGAGGCAGCCAGAGCAGCTTCCACGACGGGAGCGCGGGCCAGAGGGGCAGCCGGCCCGCCACCCACGCCACCACGCTGTGCAGGGGACGCGTTCCGGGGCTTGGGCCGCACGGATGACCAAGAGGGCTGTGGCTTCAGCACGCTGGACCGCGACCGCGACCACTGCTCACCCTGCACGGACGGCACCCAGCCCTTCACCAGCTGCAGCCGCGATCGCTCGGGCGCCGGCTGGTGGTACAGCGACTGCGGCCAAGCTGACCTCAACGGGCCGTGGCCGGAGCGCGGAGGGGCCGCCTCGGGCATGCGCTGGGCCACTGGCAACCACCGGCCCACCCTGCGCGCCAGCGTGCTGCGCGTGCGCACCACTGCTTCCCACAAGGCCTAGGCCCCTCGGTGGCCGAGCCTCATTAAACGTTCAAGCCCTGCCGTCTGCTGTGTCTTTCTCGGGATGGCGATAGGGGAGGCGCCGAGCTCAGCTCCTGCCCAGCCTGGCTGCCCAGACCCAGCGCTGCCCACCCAGGACACCTGTCCGTGCACCTGGGGAAATCCACAAAGCCCAACCTTGAGGCCAGAAGCAAGGTCACCAGGTCTGGGAGGGCACTGCCCGTCCCTGCTGACCTGCTGGAACCCTTGGCACCCACCCGATGCCCCCACTGGCTGTGACCTCTGTGAGGGCAGCCAGCGGGACACAGCCTGGTGCTTTTGAGCCTTCAAGAACCCGATCCCACCAGATCCCAAAGCGTGGGCAAGACAGTGGGGTCAGGGGGCAAAGAGATGAGTCAGAAGAGCCTGGGACCTGGGGAAGATGAGATGGGCTCGGGCCAGGTTCCCtaggcaggaaggaggctggggacGGGGCACTGTGCCAGCAGGCCCAGATGGGGAGGAAAGTGTCAGACTGCAGGAGACTCTGGGCACTGAGCATCTATGAGGGCCTAAACTCACTGTCCCCCGCACGGATGAGGACTCAGCTGGAGAGGGGTTGAGGGGGTCTCCCAATGCCACTCagctggcaggggcagagacggTTCACAGGAGGTCTGGGAA is a genomic window of Acinonyx jubatus isolate Ajub_Pintada_27869175 chromosome B4, VMU_Ajub_asm_v1.0, whole genome shotgun sequence containing:
- the LOC106987644 gene encoding angiopoietin-related protein 5-like; the protein is MAAHPVLGLAAILCLSVPQAGSMVRHRQPVQVVLLEPQGRDCSQIWVEKPRAPSGVYTIQPEGASAPFQALCDMREDGGWTVIQSRDRGRRRRLDFERCWQEYKQGFGDLTGDHWLGLQHISDLTSQPGLRSELTVDLLDADNHTLQAHYDNFHVDGEDLFYRLTLGLYSGNAGDAFRGLGRTDDQEGCGFSTLDRDRDHCSPCTDGTQPFTSCSRDRSGAGWWYSDCGQADLNGPWPERGGAASGMRWATGNHRPTLRASVLRVRTTASHKA